A single genomic interval of Desulfonatronum sp. SC1 harbors:
- a CDS encoding GLUG motif-containing protein — protein sequence MNKALSLVLTALLFLTLTTAALAQTATQPAGSGTAGNPYRIASLENLYWISQNSGEWDKIFKQTANIDFADATPAINTWDSGAGWTPIGDHSYHHFYGTYDGDGYTISGLFINRSDHHQGLFGYVAGATFKNIGLIDVDITGSTYAGGLVGQLQGTVDNSYVTGSVSGDSNVGGLVGFNTGSVTNCYATASVSGDSNVGGLVGSKSASGTVTNSFYDTNTTGQSDTNKGTPKTTAQMKNIATFNDPDATDGLTTAWPIVEGWAAFQSPNNIWGICQGTNNGYPFLLSQYNTNPCIYSLSVRSFGASNVSITANPAIYGGTTNYAKAGILFGTTITLTAPATSGSEGFLSWTDCNSTNQSARTCTITMNGSRTVTARFDGDRPKAQPGVLMLLLGE from the coding sequence ATGAACAAAGCCCTTTCCCTTGTCCTCACGGCCCTGCTTTTCCTGACCCTGACCACAGCGGCCCTGGCCCAGACCGCAACGCAACCGGCAGGGAGCGGTACTGCCGGCAACCCCTACCGGATTGCCAGCCTGGAGAATCTGTACTGGATCAGCCAAAATTCTGGTGAATGGGATAAGATCTTCAAGCAAACCGCGAACATTGACTTTGCTGATGCAACCCCGGCCATAAACACATGGGACAGCGGCGCAGGCTGGACGCCCATCGGCGATCATTCATACCACCACTTTTACGGCACTTATGACGGCGACGGGTATACTATCAGCGGGCTGTTCATCAACAGGTCCGACCACCACCAGGGGCTGTTTGGGTATGTAGCAGGTGCCACTTTCAAAAACATTGGCTTGATTGATGTGGATATTACCGGTTCCACTTATGCCGGCGGGCTGGTGGGACAATTACAAGGCACAGTGGATAATAGCTATGTCACCGGGTCAGTATCTGGAGACTCCAACGTCGGCGGACTGGTGGGATTTAATACTGGCAGCGTGACCAACTGTTACGCCACAGCGTCAGTATCTGGAGACTCCAACGTCGGCGGACTGGTGGGATCAAAATCTGCTTCGGGCACCGTGACCAACTCCTTCTATGATACGAATACAACCGGCCAGAGCGACACAAACAAGGGCACACCCAAGACCACGGCACAGATGAAAAACATCGCCACGTTCAACGACCCGGATGCAACTGATGGGCTTACAACAGCTTGGCCCATAGTAGAAGGATGGGCAGCATTTCAATCCCCAAACAATATCTGGGGCATCTGCCAAGGGACAAACAACGGATACCCCTTCCTGTTGTCACAGTACAACACGAATCCGTGCATCTACTCGCTCTCTGTACGATCATTCGGCGCTTCCAACGTATCCATCACGGCCAACCCGGCCATATACGGCGGAACGACCAACTACGCCAAGGCGGGCATCCTTTTCGGCACAACCATTACCCTGACCGCGCCGGCAACCAGCGGGAGTGAGGGCTTTTTGTCTTGGACCGACTGCAATTCCACGAACCAGTCCGCCAGAACCTGCACCATAACCATGAACGGCAGCAGGACGGTCACGGCTCGATTCGATGGAGACAGGCCCAAGGCCCAGCCCGGCGTGCTGATGCTGCTGTTGGGTGAGTAG